A genomic stretch from Lathyrus oleraceus cultivar Zhongwan6 chromosome 2, CAAS_Psat_ZW6_1.0, whole genome shotgun sequence includes:
- the LOC127123613 gene encoding uncharacterized protein LOC127123613, with protein sequence MRISGSTLIPLDPEIERTAYALRKAALDDRISIEEQLSSSFDSKEEVTIAVAPPLTMGDYCKRTDEDRFKRKSFDGKTIRDSWAHLAPFYETTSMCKLTYVIEDHVTLMLFGFSLIGRAKVWLLCLPNQTNQTWKELEDKFLEKFFTTTQFTDRRAEIMNFEQQEVESLYDSWERFKLLLRRSPNHNMNYMEQMQNFIKYLKNQTHLLLDDSAGGTIRQMTEPHVKDLIEKMCMNEYHSKSKSSVKIETVGMPKGMLVVDTHTALLAQIELLNKKLAESSLGKANVSQVQTLRCEFYGEEHVNRMCSLEWSSEEVQFANFQKNSPYSYTYNLGWKVYLNFRWSNNQNASVNQGIQQSQQASFQRKPSQLEETLQNFIKITQSSFDQVNKNHEIMSRNHDESIKNLETHIAQLSRQIVVLPSSSEGFIGNTMDNPKNETCKDVETDFGVITEKGKPEIDIKPPYPIIKKKLVQDNEVEMFEKSQEILATLQVGISFHEILELMPKFDKFMKELLKGTKEKVVKEHVNMTEKDDMVVPQSLPSKLKHPGKLSISCNIGGMKIPHAICDLGSSINIMSLKTVKELKVDIMDDKHDRLRHGRASQHASVRREKSQQVPDAPGPSGQTKLRQVSPVPPPTVDVADPLPPHTAAHDDPVPPPEGEAIADAEPEAFGGGPVDFSLLSLYPDHIARHIWDIEKFLNHGRKIVASAE encoded by the exons ATGCGTATTTCTGGGTCAACATTAATACCATTGGATCCAGAAATTGAAAGAACCGCATATGCTCTCAGAAAAGCAGCTCTGGATGACAGAATATCAATAGAAGAGCAACTATCAAGTTCTTTTGACTCTAAAGAGGAAGTCACCATAGCAGTTGCACCGCCCCTAACTATGGGGGATTATTGTAAAAGAACCGATGAAGACAG GTTTAAGAGAAAATCATTCGACGGGAAGACAATTAGAGACTCGTGGGCGCATCTTGCACCCTTCTATGAAACAACTTCAATGTGCAAACTGACTTATGTCATTGAAGACCATGTTACATTGATGTTGTTTGGGTTCTCACTGATTGGAAGAGCGAAAGTTTGGTTACTGTGCCTTCCTAATCAAACAAATCAGACTTGGAAGGAATTGGAGGATAAATTCCTAGAAAAATTCTTCACTACTACTCAGTTTACCGATCGCCGAGCAGAAATTATGAATTTTGAGCAGCAGGAAGTTGAGTCACTTTATGACTCTTGGGAAAGATTTAAACTTTTGTTACGCAGATCACCAAATCACAACATGAATTATATGGAGCAGATGCAAAATTTCATTAAATATCTCAAGAATCAAACTCACCTGTTATTAGATGATTCTGCAGGAGGTACCATCCGCCAAATGACTGAACCACACGTGAAAGACCTAATTGAAAAGATGTGTATGAATGAGTACCATTCAAAAAGCAAAAGTTCGGTCAAGATTGAAACTGTGGGAATGCCTAAAGGTATGTTAGTTGTTGATACACATACTGCTCTTTTAGCTCAGATTGAATTGTTAAATAAAAAGCTAGCTGAAAGCAGCTTAGGTAAAGCTAACGTGAGCCAGGTACAAACACTTAGGTGTGAATTTTATGGAGAAGAACATGTGAATAGAATGTGCTCATTGGAATGGTCAAGTGAAGAAGTCCAATTTGCTAATTTTCAGAAGAATAGCCCGTATTCCTACACATACAATCTGGGTTGGAAAGTTTACCTAAATTTTCGTTGGAGCAATAATCAAAATGCAAGTGTTAACCAAGGTATACAACAAAGCCAACAAGCTTCATTTCAAAGGAAACCGTCACAGTTGGAAGAGACCTTACAAAATTTCATTAAAATCACTCAAAGTAGCTTTGATCAAGTAAATAAGAACCATGAAATTATGAGTAGAAACCATGATGAgtcaatcaagaatttggaaacACATATTGCTCAGTTATCCAGACAAATAGTTGTTTTGCCAAGCTCAAGTGAGGGATTTATAGGTAACACTATGGACAATCCTAAGAATGAAACATGCAAGGATGTGGAAACAGATTTTGGTGTAATTACTGAAAAGGGTAAACCTGAAATA GATATAAAACCACCATATCCGATAATAAAAAAGAAACTGGTTCAAGATAATGAGGTAGAGATGTTTGAGAAGTCCCAGGAAATACTAGCTACTCTCCAGGTAGGTATTTCGTTCCATGAAATTTTAGAACTAATGCCTAAGTTTGATAAATTTATGAAAGAATTACTAAAGGGGACGAAAGAGAAAGTGGTGAAGGAACATGTAAACATGACCGAAAAGGATGATATGGTTGTACCTCAATCCTTGCCATCAAAGTTAAAACACCCAGGTAAGCTTTCTATTTCTTGTAATATCGGTGGAATGAAGATTCCACATGCTATATGTGATCTTGGATCTAGCATAAATATCATGTCACTGAAAACGGTAAAAGAATTGAAAGTGG ACATAATGGATGATAAACATGATAGATTGAGGCATGGCAGAGCCTCTCAGCATGCATCTGTTCGGAGGGAAAAAAGTCAGCAGGTTCCGGATGCTCCTGGTCCATCTGGTCAGACAAAGCT GCGTCAGGTTTCACCAGTGCCACCTCCTACTGTAGATGTTGCTGATCCACTTCCACCTCATACTGCTGCACATGATGATCCAGTGCCACCTCCGGAGGGTGAGGCTATTGCGGATGCCGAGCCAGAGGCTTTTGGAGGTGGTCCAGTTGATTTTTCCTTACTGTCTTTGTATCCAGACCATATTGCCAGACATATCTGGGACATAGAG AAGTTTCTTAACCACGGGAGAAAGATTGTTGCCTCAGCTGAATGA